The following nucleotide sequence is from Aptenodytes patagonicus chromosome 6, bAptPat1.pri.cur, whole genome shotgun sequence.
ACGGACCTGTCCAAGCACTGGGCTGGGTAACTGGAGCCCTGCCTGAACGATTAACAATCTCAACCTCAGCACACAAGGCTTTGAGATTGCAAGAAGACTGAGGCAAGTTGGCTATAGTGGGACAATCCCCCAAACAGTGACAAGCAAAGGACACTGGAGACAAAAATGAGCAAGAGTGCCAGGGTTATGCATTCACATGCCAGCAGAGGGTACCCCTGGCCATCTCATGGGCTGTACCTCACCAGCCTAAGCCTGGTCACCCTCTGTGTTGTTTGGGGCATTTGAGATGGTGGTGGGTAGGACCTCCAGTGCAACATGTCCTGGGCAGTCACACGAGGCTGACCCCAGCAAGCAAAAATATACCAGCTCAGTTGGGTAATGCATACTGAGTACAACCACAAATAGCTAGAAGAGTCTGTCACAGGATCTGTTTTCACCACTTCTGCAGTTATCCACCTgcattttacacattttaaagtcattcttacccaccaccttcatCTTTATGGTTCTGGTGAGATTATATGTTCTTCCATGGTCCTTGAATGTCACAATACAAGTGTAATTCCCTTTATACACACTGCGGACAATGCCGATGACAAGCCTGGGCCCTTGGGGGTATCGCTCATAGAAGCCATCCACCAAGTTGCAGTTCTGGAGTCAGGCAGAAAAACACTTGAGTTTTAGGATTCAAAAGTAAAGATGTTGGTTTAAATCCTGCTACAAAGATCTGTTTTTAAACTATGAATATGACACTTGGGATTGTGATGTAGGTAGGACCTAAATACCATGAACTTTGAGCATATTGGAATACAAACTAGTATGTTCACCTTGAAAATGAGGTGATGAAGCAGATGACCCTAATAATTTTATCCCCCTTAAACACAGACAATTTTATAAAAGAGAGATCTCTGATCCAGAAGTACATTTGCAATCAAGGTGAGCACCTCAGCAGTGAGGAGTGAAAGtaagagacaggaagaaaatcCATTCACAAATGGATACTAAGACTAAAGGACATGTCCCCTGTTGATGTCAATGCGTCTAACTCTTTCGGGACTAATCAAGCTACCCTGACTGACTTCAGCTGAGGATGAGGCCCCAAAATTGGCAACTGGCAGATGAGAATCTGTAGTACAGAAACCTTAATaactcttctctttctgtcaGGCAAGGCAGGAAACCTCTGCCAAGTACCAAGCTTGAGATCCCTTTTCAGAAAGGGGTTACGCAGATAACATCTTGATTGTCATAAAACCCAAAGACGTGCACATTTTCCAAGAGATTATTTCTGAATGGTACATTTCCAAATCAGATACATCCTAATGGAGCGGTTTAAGACAGGGGTCATATaccatttttaatgatttttattagGCATGGGATGACTTCCTGCCTGAAAAATTACTTCCATGGggctttttgtttcattctgctaATTGATTGTTGATAAGTGAATTTCAATGAATGGTACAAGTAAAGCATTTCAACTATTGGAGTGAAACTGCTCCTCTTGGATACAAAAGTAAGTTTTTCCTGAAGGGTTTTAGAgttggctttttcttttggggtgggtttgttggtttgggttttttttttttttttttaaatcagcagataTATTTGTTGCCAACTTTCTTTATTATTAAATTCACTCATACAGAACCTTCTATCTAGAAATCCAAAACCACTTTACAATCAGTTAGAGAATTCAGTCCCATAACCCTCTGGGCCTGCACATCCCCTGAGAATTCTTATTCTCTCTTGACTAAAGTCATCCACCTAGAGAAGAACACTGTGgtcaaaatttaataaaattgagCAGTAATTCTGTAGGCAAGAGCCTGAGGATGGCTGGAGACAGCGTAATTATCAGAGCAGTATGGAGGGTGAGGTAGGGGGATGTCTCCATCTTCAGCAAAGAGGTTTGCTGAATTGTGTCAAACAGGGCACCCATGGTCCTTGCAGAGGCCTGACGTACAACTTCCTGACCTCAAAGGATTTTGGAAGGGATGCTATTCTCGTTAgcaggtgggggttttttgtttgtttgttttttaaagaagaagGAATATGAATCACAGTTTCCTTTATAGAGACAGTGACTGGCTCACACAGCAGGTTAGGTATACTGCCCGCAGCTGAACTGAGGTTCCTAAATCCCTGCCAGAGATTCTCCACTTGTGTATGCCGGTCAAAAAAGTTTCAGTGTTAGCTCTCAATTCCCTTCAAAGAGCAGTTTTACCCTTGAACTCAATGGAAACGAAGCTCTTAAAATTAGTAAAGCTTCATTAACAGCTTCATCACTGGGGAGACTGAAACATAGCTCCATGGTTCTCATGCCAACTATTGCTTTTTCAGATACAACACTGCATTCCCCCACTGCCCAAATAAGTCCTTCTTACCAAGTACCACTTGACAGTTGGTGTTACACTAGCAGGGTAAAACCCATCAATATCTGGACATATGATCTTCTCATTGGCATACTCCAAGTAGAACATCTCCTCAGTGGGTTTTATTGAATGGCTCACACAAGAGTGTTGGTCTTTCGGAACAACCTCCAAGGGAAATGCAACTTTGCTGCAGTAGGTTGTATTTCTAAGGACAGAGGAGGATAGGGCTGATTAGTTGAAACTTGTTTACTCCTATAGCAGTGGAATGAAATAAAAGTCACATCTGCAGTAACGAGCATCATAGCGCTGATGAGGTATATACAGCTTTAGCTGACTCATTtataaatgggaaagaaaacaccAGAGATGGCCACACTAGCTCAGAAAAGCCTACAAAGATGACTAACAAGCAACATCCACTCCCCTGCTGGTAAAGCAGATAATAGGGTCAAAGACATGATGAACAAGAGACAACGTGAGGAAGATCAGAAAGAGCTCTTGTGGTCAGTTCATAGCAGATGCTATGTTCATTTTGTACCACACTTAGAGACACTTTAATTTCCTAGAAGTCTGAATCTCATGAATCTTTGCCAAATTAGCACGCAGTCAAAACATTACCCCTGCATCTGAAGCTATTTTTACTCTAGACATACAGATCTCTTCTTAATGGTGAGCGCCTGTGGATTTTGCCACGGGCTCAGCAATAATATTTTCATGGACACTTGCAGCTAGCAAGGAGGTGCGTGCACATTAATGTTTTCAAGGCTCCAAGCATTATTACAACGTAAATTGGCTCAGCACTGAGCGGTCTTATAATTGTAACATTCTTTTCCCATTAATGCTTATGTGAATGGTCTTCTCCCTACAGAAAGGTCTGGTGCTAACAGCATAATTTTCCCCCTTCCATGAAAGTCCTTCAATTATGCTGAAGACATACAGAAGCTGCACCGCACAACCTACCTGAGCATGCACGTATAATTCCCAGTGTCATTGAGAAGGGCAGGCCAGAACCAAAGGGTGTCTTTCTCCTTACTAATGTGATTGTCCGGGAGGCGAAAATTAATGGGCTCCTCCAGATCCCGGTCCTGCCCGATCCTGTACCAGATCAGGGTTAAGCCAGCAGAATGGGCTGTGCTGTAGTTGTACTTCAAGAAGGTCTCGAAAAGTGGGCATTTGATCTTGGCAGGTTCGCCATCATAAATCTGGATCTGCTTCATGGTGTCCACACCCCAGTCATCGCAGCGTTCTGCAGCCAGGAAGAACAAAGTACCTTAGCTTGCAAGTCTGCAGGAGAAAAACAGTTCTGCCCATGTTCCCCGCAGCCCTTGTTCCTGTCCCCATTAAAATCAGAGTCAAAAATGTAGTGTTTTCAGTGGAAGCAAACTGGGCTTTTATAAAGCAGAGCAAGAATACTGTGTTCATTTCTAGAGAATCTGCAAACCTCTCCTTTCATTTGTACACCTCCTACGTTTATCCCCCATCAGGACAATAGGATAAGATATTCCTGCATAACACCAGCCTTCCTAGAGAGCTCCAAGAAAATTCAACCCTAAAGTCTTGTGTGGGAAGATAAAATTTGGATGAAAACAATGCTAGAGGTGTGTGTGCATCCATGCACAGCAACAGTGAAGATGGAAATAGAGGTGTTGAAataagagaacagaaaataacaatGCAAACATCAACCCTCCCTTAGAGCTATAGGCCATTGCCCCTGCCAGAAGAAGCTGGACTGTGGGTTCTGGGAGCGAGGACTGTCTTTCCTGTGAGGGATTCATGCGACGCCTAGGCATGCTATGATAACACAAAGACTACAAGCACTAATAAGTGACACACAGCAACTGTTTATAGCGAAGTTTGGGAAGGGAGGCTGAGGTGCAGAAGAGACAATAtggaggaggtggcagcaggttCTCTTGGGGATCCCCAGGCAGCCCCCAGGTGCCAGCCCCAAGCACGGTTCAACAGGCTCAGCGTGGCTCATGGCAGACTCAGGCTGACATAGAAACTGGGCAGCATGAGAAAAAGCTGtgtggtgccttttttttttttattcttgtcatCAGTGACTAGTTTCAGGACAAACCCATTTCTCTTGCGAGTGCTCCTTTCCACTTCGTTCCTCCTACCCATCAGGACGTCCAGTCACGAAGGGACTTGGTGCAAGCAAATCACAGTACCAGGGCGTCAGCAAACCTGAGAGCAACCTGCACTGCCAGCGCACACGGAGACACATGGAGAAACTGCTGTCACTGCATCTCCTGTCTCCCCGCACTGACGAGGCAGTGTGTGGCACGGCACGCTTCCCGGCGCATGTGTTGTAGCTGCTAGGAGGCATTAGGTAGGACAGCCTGATGTCTGAGAGCCCAAAATAAGTCGAACAGGAGAGgggtgtgctgcctgcagcagtgcccaGGAACGGTGTCTCAGCATATCACAGGCACAGCAGAGATGACACTGCAAAGCCTCTGCGGTTTGCAGATTAGAACTCCTCGGaccaagaggaaaaacagaatacAGAATGCTCTTTGAGCCCAACTCTTCTGAACTGACTTCACAGGCCCAAAGCAGGATTTCTGGCATTTTATCTTCCTTAAATAGACAGTGGGATGTAGCTTGGCCCCAAATTcacacttaattaaaaaaaccaaagagatAAACCTTTGAGAAGATGGGCCCACATCTCTTAAAGGCAGCAATACTAACTCCTGTGGCTCAGCAATGGTTAGTCACAGTGAGCAGGAACCTGGACCAGTATGAATAGAAATGTTTTCCGGCAGGTTTACatgtaaatgtaaatgcaaaCTGCATTGCTCCTCCTGTGGTATGCCAAACACCCACATGACAGAGTGCTACTTCTGGAGGAAGAGAGCAATCTGGGCTAGGAAGAGGCAGTGAAGCCCAGAGTACAAGTATTCACTAGTAGGAACCCCAAACCCAAATGGCTGGAGAGTGCCATCGCTCATCATCTAAGAAACATATagatatttctttcaaaactgcaCAGCATCGTCCAGTATGGCTGCTACCACAGCCAGCACCAAGGCTCATTTTGAAAGACCAAACCACTGTTGGAAGCCTTATACCATGGGAAGATGCATAGTCACCACCACGGTCAAGGCCAACTGGAACCAGTACACTGCTTCGTGCTGGTGGAGTCAAGCTACTGGATTAGATACGGTCAAGTTTCCATAGAGTGGTAAATGAGACAAATGAGCCTGCCAGAGACTGCCTGCTAATTGCACGATAAAGCACTGTTTACTATTCATGGAGGGGGGGTGgcatttgtttttataaagaaagGCTTTCCCTCTGAAAGGAGCAGACCTGGGTCTGTAAATCAGGACACCCAGGTTCTTTTCGCGGCACCTGACTTTGCTGTCTCCTCTTGGGCTGCATAAAGGCAAATTGTCCTTATTACTTCAAATGGTAGgactggagaggaggaaaactaTATAAAACTTTACAGTACTGAAATTCTTGGAGTCAAGATCAATGAAATTTGCAATCATGAACGGCTCTTGCATTTTGCAACAGCTTACAAATCAGCATTGTAAAACTACTTACACATGCTATCTGAAtaagtaactgaaaataaataccacttattttttttcttcctagattACTCAAAAGCAATGTAAGGGCCTTGTCTCCTTGGCTGGGGAAGAGGCGATTGTTATTGTTGTTTACTATAAGAGCTGTACCTGGAGATTTTGTCTCAGAGCTGGCTAATTCGCCTGACTTCAGGAACACTGTCACACCAAACAGCTAGTCCTAAGGCTCCCCACATGCATCCTGCCTTGGGGTGCTGTGTGCTCTGAGCTGAACCCCAAACACAGCACACAACCGTGGTGGTAATGAGCAGCTACACCACAGACCGCAGCAGCGGCCATAAGGCTTGAGAGGCAAGCACACAGGCTGTGCTTGCCACCCTGCTGGCAATGACTcctcctggctgccagggcaAAGCTAGCCCAGCACGGCTCCGAGGGCTCAGGGAGCAAAGCCATGACCCATCGCTCACAGCAGAGATGGCAGAAACACCACGGGCTGGAGTAAGACCTCCTTCACGCATAAAACACTGAGGACAGAAGTTGTGGCTTCCCTCCTccccgtgccatgctgacagtaGTActgctattttgattttttgggtggtttttgcCCGAGATAGCTGGGCTCTGCCTGACATGGCATGCGAGGGGCCTGCAGGGCATCCCTAACACACCCTTGTGAGCCTCTTC
It contains:
- the IL1RAP gene encoding interleukin-1 receptor accessory protein isoform X2, giving the protein MKMVGALLVTLWLCMVTLSSGSERCDDWGVDTMKQIQIYDGEPAKIKCPLFETFLKYNYSTAHSAGLTLIWYRIGQDRDLEEPINFRLPDNHISKEKDTLWFWPALLNDTGNYTCMLRNTTYCSKVAFPLEVVPKDQHSCVSHSIKPTEEMFYLEYANEKIICPDIDGFYPASVTPTVKWYLNCNLVDGFYERYPQGPRLVIGIVRSVYKGNYTCIVTFKDHGRTYNLTRTIKMKVVGSPNKALPPQFTSPNENVVYELEAGNDLVLFCEVFFTFLKDSRTEVWWTIDGKNTDDIMDPKIKVTQSEITRDFEDKTVIRTLTVAKTTPEDLKRNYTCYARNAKGEDHSQAIVHMKAKSKNHP